CCCGCCCCGCGCGCGATCGCGTCTCCAGGAACAGCGGTCCGGGGGGATGGAGATCGCGCCACCTCCCCCACCCGCGCGGACGGACCGCCTCGCGAGTGGCCGCTGTGGAAGCGCGTCCGCGCCAAGATGAAGCAGGACGACGTCTCCAACCAGGCGGCCAAGGTCGCGTACTACTTCTTCATGTCGCTGCCGCCGCTGCTGATGGCGGGGTTCGGCGCGGCGGGGATCTTCGGCGGCGACCGGACGGCGGACACGGTGACCGCCAATCTCCAGTCCAACCTGCCGGCCGAGGCGGGCGCGCTGGTGAACGGCTTCGTCACCGAGGTCGTGCGCAAGGACCACCCCGGCCTCCTCTCCATCGGCCTGCTGCTGGCGCTCTGGTCCGGCTCGGCCGTGTTCATCGCGCTGGAAGACTCGCTGAACGCCGCCTGGGGGGTGACCTCCACGCGCGGCTTCGTGAAGCGCCGCGCCGTCGCGGTGGGCACGCTGGTCGGCGTCGGCGCGCTGTTCCTCGCCGGGAGCGTGGTCCTGCTCGCCGGCGGCGCCATCGCCGAAGGGTGGGGATTGGGGATGGCGTGGAAGATCCTGCAGTGGCCGCTGGGGCTGGCGCTGGTGGTCGGCGCCTTCTGGATCGTCTACTACGTGCTCCCCGGCGCCGACCAGCGGCGGCACAAGGGAACGCTGCTGAAGGCCAGCGCCCTGGCCGCCGGGCTGTGGCTGCTGGCAACGCTCGGGTTCCGCCTGTACGCGGCCAACTTCGGCTCGTACAGCAAGACGTACGGCCTGCTGGGCGGGATCATCGTGCTGCTGCTGTGGATGTACTACACGTCGACGGTGATCCTGCTGGGCGGCGAGGTGGCGTCGGAGATGGAGCGCGGCTGACCCGCCGGCGGCGCGGCCGGCCCGCGCGTCGTTGGACAAAATTGAATTCGCGTGACGACGGGGTTATGTTCGATCCATATCGATGACC
This genomic interval from Longimicrobium sp. contains the following:
- a CDS encoding YhjD/YihY/BrkB family envelope integrity protein, with the protein product MAEPDTRPAPPRADDEARTLGELFRRLSADASALIRQEMALARAELRRNVRALAADAGRVAAGGFVAALGALVLLEALVFGLGDAMGRRYWLSALIVAAVLLAAGGAMLAIGMRRARTRRLAPAETLESLRETGGWARDEVSGLRETLTGDGAAPPAARAHSPAPRAIASPGTAVRGDGDRATSPTRADGPPREWPLWKRVRAKMKQDDVSNQAAKVAYYFFMSLPPLLMAGFGAAGIFGGDRTADTVTANLQSNLPAEAGALVNGFVTEVVRKDHPGLLSIGLLLALWSGSAVFIALEDSLNAAWGVTSTRGFVKRRAVAVGTLVGVGALFLAGSVVLLAGGAIAEGWGLGMAWKILQWPLGLALVVGAFWIVYYVLPGADQRRHKGTLLKASALAAGLWLLATLGFRLYAANFGSYSKTYGLLGGIIVLLLWMYYTSTVILLGGEVASEMERG